In Perca fluviatilis chromosome 3, GENO_Pfluv_1.0, whole genome shotgun sequence, the following proteins share a genomic window:
- the myo5aa gene encoding unconventional myosin-Va isoform X8, with protein MNMNRELEYMFVQRARVWIPDAEEVWKSAELTKDFKNGDASLQLMLEDGTSIEHKLDPKTKNLPYLRNPDILVGENDLTALSYLHEPAVLHNLKVRFIDSKLIYTYCGIVLVAINPYETLGIYGTDIINAYSGQNMGDMDPHIFAVAEEAYKQMARDERNQSIIVSGESGAGKTVSAKYAMRYFATVSGSTSEANVEQKVLASNPIMEAIGNAKTTRNDNSSRFGKYIEIGFDTRYRIIGANMRTYLLEKSRVVFQADEERNYHIFYQLCASSHLPEFKTLKLSSANDFLYTRQGRSPVIHGVDDTKELSTTRNAFTLLGINESYQMGLFQVLAAILHLGNVEIKDKDSDSSLIPPNNRHLTAFCELVGVTYQDMSQWLCHRKLKTATETYIKTLPRLQATNARDALAKHIYAKLFNWIVEHVNKALITNIKQHSFIGVLDIYGFETFEINSFEQFCINYANEKLQQQFNMHVFKLEQEEYMKEQIPWTLIDFYDNQPCINLIEAKMGILDLLDEECKMPKGSDDSWAQKLYNTHLKTCSLFEKPRMSNRAFIIQHFADKVEYQCEGFLEKNKDTVNEDQINVLKASKKFDLLVELFQDEEKTTSPTGQVPGTGGRTRLSIKPDKGRDKSSKEHKKTVGCQFRNSLQMLMDTLNATTPHYVRCIKPNDFKLAFSFDPKRAVQQLRACGVLETIRISAAGFPSRWTYQEFFSRYRVLMKQKDVLSDKKLTCRNVLEKLVQDQDKYQFGKTKIFFRAGQVAYLEKLRADKLRVACIRIQKTIRCWLARKKYLRKRSAAITIQRFTRGYQARCLAKFMRRTQAATIIQKYQRMCMERKRYRQKQAAALVMQTILRAYMARQKYQGLLREHNAVIIQKRVRGWLARCWYKRCLVSLVYLQCCFRRMKARRELKKLKIEARSVEHFKKLNKGMENKIMQLQRRIDEQTKDNRSINEKLVSLETSSTAERERMRGELSRLRGVEEDAKNKGNQVTSLLEQLEKLKKELSSTQKEKKTIEDWAQTYRDEMEKMVSELKDQNCSLKKEKDDLNRLIQEQSQQMTEKMARAIVEKTQQLETDLNEERSRYQNLLTEHLRLEEKYDDLKEAMVSSNVSKPGHRRTDSTHSSNESEYTYNSEYAELEEGSRAAEDVTRGMDTSLTLKLQKRLTELEQEKQSLRNELENREDQFQRARARDDVEFKKARGAELEYESLKRQELESENKKLKHDLAEIRRSLLGNAATGAGAPGSPAYKVVLEQLNASCEELEVRKEEVLILRSQLVSQKEALHHKDEKETMTEPSTYVEDVSKLKDAGELKQAYIGLKDTNRLLEHQLQTQRRSYDSEVESLRGELQNVKEENNRQQQLLAQNLQLPPEARIEASLQHEITRLTNENLDLMEQLEKQDRTIRKLKKQLKVYSKRIGEMGAGQTEGQTSPGQMVDEPIHPVNIPRREKDFQGMLEYKKEDELKLVKNLILELKPRGVAVNLIPGLPAYILFMCLRHADYVNDDQKVRTLLTSTINSIKKILKKRGDDFETVSFWLSNTCRFLHCLKQYSGDEAFMKHNTQRQNEHTLSNFDLAEYRQVISDLAIQIYQQLIKCMENILQPMIVSGMLEHETIQGVSGVKPTGLRKRTSSIADEGTYTLDSILRQLSAFHSTMCQHGTDPELIKQVVKQQFYIIGAVTLNNLLLRKDMCSWSKGMQIRYNVSQLEEWLRDKGLMICGAKETLEPLIQAAQLLQVKKKTDEDAEAICSMCLALTTAQIVKVLNLYTPVNEFEERVSVAFIRTIQTRLRDRCESPQLLMDTKMIYPVTFPFNPSSLALETIQIPSSLNLSFLTRV; from the exons GGATGAGAGGAACCAGTCGATCATTGTGAGTGGGGAGTCCGGAGCCGGAAAGACGGTATCAGCCAAATACGCCATGAGATACTTTGCTACGGTCAGCGGCTCCACCAGCGAGGCCAATGTAGAGCAGAAAGTCTTGGCTTCCAACCCCATCATGGAG GCAATTGGAAATGCAAAGACCACCCGAAATGACAACAGCAGTCGCTTTGGGAAATACATCGAGATCGGCTTCGACACCCGCTACCGTATCATTGGTGCCAACATGAGAACGTATCTGTTGGAGAAATCACGAGTGGTGTTTCAG GCGGACGAGGAAAGGAATTATCATATTTTCTATCAGCTCTGTGCATCATCCCATCTGCCTGAGTTCAAGACTCTGAAGCTGA GCAGTGCAAACGACTTTTTGTACACCAGGCAGGGCCGCAGCCCCGTCATCCACGGTGTGGACGACACCAAGGAGCTGTCCACAACTCGCAATGCCTTTACATTGCTCG GTATTAATGAGTCCTATCAGATGGGATTGTTCCAGGTTTTGGCTGCTATTCTTCATCTGGGAAACGTGGAGATAAAGGACAAAGACTCAGACAGCAGCCTCATTCCT cCCAACAATCGCCACCTGACGGCGTTCTGCGAGTTGGTAGGCGTGACCTACCAGGACATGTCTCAGTGGCTGTGCCACAGGAAGCTGAAGACGGCCACAGAGACCTATATCAAGACCCTCCCCCGCCTGCAGGCCACCAACGCCCGTGACGCGCTTGCCAAACATATCTACGCCAAGCTCTTCAACTGGATTGTGGAGCATGTTAACAAAGCCCTAATCACCAATATCAAACAGCACTCCTTTATCGGGGTCCTGGACATCTACGG GTTTGAGACGTTTGAGATCAACAGCTTTGAGCAGTTCTGTATCAACTACGCTAATGAGAAACTCCAGCAGCAGTTCAACATG catGTGTTCAAGCTGGAGCAGGAGGAGTACATGAAGGAGCAGATCCCCTGGACTCTGATTGACTTCTACGACAATCAGCCCTGCATCAACCTCATAGAAGCCAAGATGGGCATCCTGGACCTGTTAGACGAGGAGTGCAAG ATGCCCAAAGGTTCGGATGATTCGTGGGCTCAGAAACTCTACAACACCCACCTAAAGACCTGCTCCCTCTTCGAAAAACCACGCATGTCCAACCGCGCCTTCATCATTCAACATTTCGCTGACAAG GTGGAATACCAGTGTGAAGGTTTCCTGGAGAAGAACAAGGACACAGTGAACGAAGACCAGATAAATGTGCTGAAGGCCAGCAAG AAG tttgacctgctggtggagCTGTTCCAGGACGAGGAGAAAACCACCAGTCCCACTGGTCAGGTCCCTGGCACCGGAGGCCGGACCCGCCTCAGCATCAAACCTGACAAGGGCCGTGACAAGAGCAGCAAGGAGCACAAGAAGACTGTCGGCTGCCAG TTTCGTAACTCTCTGCAAATGCTGATGGATACTTTGAACGCAACCACTCCCCACTATGTCCGCTGCATCAAACCCAATGACTTCAAGTTGGCCTTCTC GTTTGATCCTAAACGTGCAGTGCAGCAGCTCAGAGCCTGTGGTGTCCTGGAAACCATCCGCATCTCCGCTGCAGGTTTCCCGTCCAG ATGGACGTATCAGGAGTTCTTCAGCCGTTACAGAGTGCTGATGAAGCAGAAGGATGTGTTATCTGACAAGAAGTTGACATGCAGAAACGTTTTGGAGAAACTGGTGCAG GACCAGGATAAATACCAGTTTGGTAAGACCAAGATCTTCTTCAGGGCCGGCCAGGTCGCCTACCTGGAGAAGTTGCGGGCGGACAAGTTGCGTGTTGCCTGCATTCGCATCCAGAAAACCATCCGTTGCTGGCTGGCGCGCAAGAAGTATCTGCGCAAGCGCAGCGCTGCCATCACCATCCAGAGGTTCACCAGAGGATACCAGGCTCGCTG CCTGGCCAAGTTCATGCGTCGCACGCAGGCGGCCACCATCATCCAGAAGTACCAGAGGATGTGCATGGAGAGGAAACGCTACAGGCAGAAGCAGGCTGCTGCTCTGGTCATGCAGACGATCCTCCGAGCTTATATGGCCCGGCAGAAGTACCAGGGG tTACTGCGGGAGCACAATGCGGTGATCATTCAGAAGCGCGTTCGCGGCTGGTTGGCTCGGTGCTGGTACAAGCGCTGCCTCGTCTCACTCGTCTACCTGCAGTGCTGCTTCCGCAGGATGAAGGCCAGACGCGAGCTGAAGAAACTGAAGATCGAGGCTCGCTCAGTGGAGCACTTCAAGAAGCTCAACAAAGGCATGGAGAACAAGATCATGCAGCTGCAGAGGAGAATCGACGAGCAG ACCAAGGACAACCGGTCAATCAACGAGAAGCTAGTCAGTCTGGAGACTTCGTCCACAGCAGAGAGGGAGCGGATGCGAGGCGAGCTGAGCCGGCTGCGCGGGGTGGAGGAGGACGCCAAGAACAAAGGCAACCAGGTGACCTCGCTGCTGGAGCAGCTGGAGAAGCTGAAGAAGGAGCTGAGTTCCAcacagaaggagaagaagaccATCGAAGACTGGGCGCAAACCTACAGGGACGAAATGGAGAAA atggtCTCGGAGCTGAAGGATCAGAATTGCTCgctaaagaaagagaaggacgACTTGAACAGGTTGATTCAGGAACAGAGTCAGCAGATGACAG AGAAAATGGCCCGTGCTATAGTAGAGAAGACTCAGCAGCTGGAGACGGATCTGAACGAGGAGCGATCTCGCTACCAGAATCTCCTGACAGAACACCTCCGCCTCGAGGAGAAATACGACGACCTGAAGGAGGCGATGGTTTCCTCG AACGTGTCCAAGCCTGGCCACAGGAGAACAGATTCCACCCACAGCAGCAACGAATCCGAGTATACCTACAACTCAGAGTACGCCGAATTGGAAGAAGGTTCCCGTGCTGCCGAA GATGTGACACGAGGAATGGACACCTCGCTGACCCTGAAGCTGCAGAAACGTCTCACCGAACTGGAGCAAGAAAAGCAGTCGCTGCGCAACGAACTGGAAAACCGAGAGGACCAGTTCCAGCGGGCTAGAGCCAGG GATGACGTAGAGTTTAAAAAGGCTCGCGGGGCAGAGCTGGAGTACGAGTCCCTTAAG CGCCAGGAGCTGGAGTCGGAGAACAAGAAACTGAAACATGACCTGGCGGAGATTAGGCGAAGCCTGCTGGGTAATGCAGCTACAGGCGCCGGGGCCCCGGGCTCCCCAGCTTACAAAGTGGTCTTGGAGCAGCTCAACGCCTCCTGTGAGGAGCTGGAGGTCCGTAAGGAGGAGGTGCTGATCCTGCGCTCCCAGCTGGTCAGCCAGAAGGAAGCCTTGCACCACAAG GATGAGAAG GAGACTATGACCGAGCCTTCCACCTATGTTGAGGATGTGTCCAAACTGAAGGACGCTGGTGAACTCAAGCAAGCTTACATAGGCCTCAAAGACACCAACAG GTTACTGGAGCACCAGCTGCAGACTCAGCGGAGAAGTTACGATAGCGAGGTGGAGTCGTTGCGCGGCGAGCTGCAGAATGTCAAGGAGGAGAACAACCGTCAGCAGCAGCTCTTGGCCCAAAACCTCCAGCTGCCCCCAGAGGCCCGAATCGAAGCCAGTTTGCAACACGAGATCACCCGGCTCACCAACGAGAACTTG GATCTAATGGAGCAGCTGGAGAAGCAGGACCGAACCATCCGCAAGCTCAAGAAGCAGCTGAAGGTTTACTCCAAGAGGATCGGCGAGATGGGCG CGGGTCAAACCGAGGGACAGACGTCTCCAGGACAGATGGTGGACGAGCCGATTCACCCTGTCAACATTCCCCGGAGGGAGAAAGATTTCCAAGGGATGCTGGAGTACAAGAAGGAGGATGAGCTCAAACTGGTCAAGAACCTCATCCTTG AGCTGAAGCCTCGGGGTGTAGCTGTGAATCTGATCCCAGGTCTGCCAGCCTACATCCTGTTCATGTGTCTGAGACATGCAGACTACGTCAACGATGACCAGAAGGTCCGCACCCTGCTCACCTCAACCATCAACAGTATTAAGAAGATCCTCAAG AAACGAGGAGACGACTTTGAGACGGTCTCCTTCTGGCTGTCTAACACCTGCCGCTTCTTGCACTGTCTGAAACAATACAGCGGCGACGAG GCCTTCATGAAGCACAACACGCAGAGGCAGAATGAACACACTCTGTCCAACTTCGACCTGGCAGAGTACAGACAGGTGATCAGTGACCTGGCCATCCAGATCTACCAGCAGCTGATCAAATGCATGGAGAACATCCTCCAGCCCATGAtag TCTCTGGCATGCTGGAACACGAGACCATCCAGGGCGTGTCGGGGGTGAAGCCCACAGGTCTGCGTAAGAGGACATCTAGTATCGCCGACGAGGGCACCTACACCCTGGACTCCATCCTGCGCCAGCTCAGCGCCTTCCACTCCACCATGTGCCAGCACGGCACCGACCCCGAGCTCATCAAGCAGGTTGTGAAGCAGCAGTTCTACATCATCGGAGCCGTCACTCTCAACAACCTTCTGTTACGCAAGGACATGTGCTCCTGGAGCAAAGGCATGCAGATCAG gtacaATGTGAGCCAGCTGGAGGAGTGGCTCCGAGACAAAGGTCTGATGATATGCGGAGCCAAGGAGACTTTGGAGCCTCTGATCCAGGCCGCTCAGCTGCTACAGGTGAAGAAAAAGACTGACGAGGACGCCGAGGCCATCTGCTCCATGTGCCTTGCCCTCACCACTGCTCAG ATCGTGAAGGTCCTGAACCTCTACACTCCAGTCAACGAGTTTGAGGAGAGAGTATCCGTTGCATTCATACGAACCATACAG ACCCGCTTGCGAGACCGTTGTGAGAGTCCCCAGTTGTTGATGGACACCAAGATGATTTACCCGGTCACTTTCCCATTCAACCCTTCCTCCCTCGCCCTGGAAACCATCCAGATCCCCAGCTCGCTCAACCTGTCGTTCCTCACCCGTGTCTAA
- the myo5aa gene encoding unconventional myosin-Va isoform X6, with translation MAASELYTKRARVWIPDAEEVWKSAELTKDFKNGDASLQLMLEDGTSIEHKLDPKTKNLPYLRNPDILVGENDLTALSYLHEPAVLHNLKVRFIDSKLIYTYCGIVLVAINPYETLGIYGTDIINAYSGQNMGDMDPHIFAVAEEAYKQMARDERNQSIIVSGESGAGKTVSAKYAMRYFATVSGSTSEANVEQKVLASNPIMEAIGNAKTTRNDNSSRFGKYIEIGFDTRYRIIGANMRTYLLEKSRVVFQADEERNYHIFYQLCASSHLPEFKTLKLSSANDFLYTRQGRSPVIHGVDDTKELSTTRNAFTLLGINESYQMGLFQVLAAILHLGNVEIKDKDSDSSLIPPNNRHLTAFCELVGVTYQDMSQWLCHRKLKTATETYIKTLPRLQATNARDALAKHIYAKLFNWIVEHVNKALITNIKQHSFIGVLDIYGFETFEINSFEQFCINYANEKLQQQFNMHVFKLEQEEYMKEQIPWTLIDFYDNQPCINLIEAKMGILDLLDEECKMPKGSDDSWAQKLYNTHLKTCSLFEKPRMSNRAFIIQHFADKQVEYQCEGFLEKNKDTVNEDQINVLKASKKFDLLVELFQDEEKTTSPTGQVPGTGGRTRLSIKPDKGRDKSSKEHKKTVGCQFRNSLQMLMDTLNATTPHYVRCIKPNDFKLAFSFDPKRAVQQLRACGVLETIRISAAGFPSRWTYQEFFSRYRVLMKQKDVLSDKKLTCRNVLEKLVQDQDKYQFGKTKIFFRAGQVAYLEKLRADKLRVACIRIQKTIRCWLARKKYLRKRSAAITIQRFTRGYQARCLAKFMRRTQAATIIQKYQRMCMERKRYRQKQAAALVMQTILRAYMARQKYQGLLREHNAVIIQKRVRGWLARCWYKRCLVSLVYLQCCFRRMKARRELKKLKIEARSVEHFKKLNKGMENKIMQLQRRIDEQTKDNRSINEKLVSLETSSTAERERMRGELSRLRGVEEDAKNKGNQVTSLLEQLEKLKKELSSTQKEKKTIEDWAQTYRDEMEKMVSELKDQNCSLKKEKDDLNRLIQEQSQQMTEKMARAIVEKTQQLETDLNEERSRYQNLLTEHLRLEEKYDDLKEAMVSSNVSKPGHRRTDSTHSSNESEYTYNSEYAELEEGSRAAEDVTRGMDTSLTLKLQKRLTELEQEKQSLRNELENREDQFQRARARDDVEFKKARGAELEYESLKRQELESENKKLKHDLAEIRRSLLGNAATGAGAPGSPAYKVVLEQLNASCEELEVRKEEVLILRSQLVSQKEALHHKDEKETMTEPSTYVEDVSKLKDAGELKQAYIGLKDTNRLLEHQLQTQRRSYDSEVESLRGELQNVKEENNRQQQLLAQNLQLPPEARIEASLQHEITRLTNENLELLAEDPTASREARVIILRRMVDLMEQLEKQDRTIRKLKKQLKVYSKRIGEMGAGQTEGQTSPGQMVDEPIHPVNIPRREKDFQGMLEYKKEDELKLVKNLILELKPRGVAVNLIPGLPAYILFMCLRHADYVNDDQKVRTLLTSTINSIKKILKKRGDDFETVSFWLSNTCRFLHCLKQYSGDEAFMKHNTQRQNEHTLSNFDLAEYRQVISDLAIQIYQQLIKCMENILQPMIVSGMLEHETIQGVSGVKPTGLRKRTSSIADEGTYTLDSILRQLSAFHSTMCQHGTDPELIKQVVKQQFYIIGAVTLNNLLLRKDMCSWSKGMQIRYNVSQLEEWLRDKGLMICGAKETLEPLIQAAQLLQVKKKTDEDAEAICSMCLALTTAQIVKVLNLYTPVNEFEERVSVAFIRTIQTRLRDRCESPQLLMDTKMIYPVTFPFNPSSLALETIQIPSSLNLSFLTRV, from the exons GGATGAGAGGAACCAGTCGATCATTGTGAGTGGGGAGTCCGGAGCCGGAAAGACGGTATCAGCCAAATACGCCATGAGATACTTTGCTACGGTCAGCGGCTCCACCAGCGAGGCCAATGTAGAGCAGAAAGTCTTGGCTTCCAACCCCATCATGGAG GCAATTGGAAATGCAAAGACCACCCGAAATGACAACAGCAGTCGCTTTGGGAAATACATCGAGATCGGCTTCGACACCCGCTACCGTATCATTGGTGCCAACATGAGAACGTATCTGTTGGAGAAATCACGAGTGGTGTTTCAG GCGGACGAGGAAAGGAATTATCATATTTTCTATCAGCTCTGTGCATCATCCCATCTGCCTGAGTTCAAGACTCTGAAGCTGA GCAGTGCAAACGACTTTTTGTACACCAGGCAGGGCCGCAGCCCCGTCATCCACGGTGTGGACGACACCAAGGAGCTGTCCACAACTCGCAATGCCTTTACATTGCTCG GTATTAATGAGTCCTATCAGATGGGATTGTTCCAGGTTTTGGCTGCTATTCTTCATCTGGGAAACGTGGAGATAAAGGACAAAGACTCAGACAGCAGCCTCATTCCT cCCAACAATCGCCACCTGACGGCGTTCTGCGAGTTGGTAGGCGTGACCTACCAGGACATGTCTCAGTGGCTGTGCCACAGGAAGCTGAAGACGGCCACAGAGACCTATATCAAGACCCTCCCCCGCCTGCAGGCCACCAACGCCCGTGACGCGCTTGCCAAACATATCTACGCCAAGCTCTTCAACTGGATTGTGGAGCATGTTAACAAAGCCCTAATCACCAATATCAAACAGCACTCCTTTATCGGGGTCCTGGACATCTACGG GTTTGAGACGTTTGAGATCAACAGCTTTGAGCAGTTCTGTATCAACTACGCTAATGAGAAACTCCAGCAGCAGTTCAACATG catGTGTTCAAGCTGGAGCAGGAGGAGTACATGAAGGAGCAGATCCCCTGGACTCTGATTGACTTCTACGACAATCAGCCCTGCATCAACCTCATAGAAGCCAAGATGGGCATCCTGGACCTGTTAGACGAGGAGTGCAAG ATGCCCAAAGGTTCGGATGATTCGTGGGCTCAGAAACTCTACAACACCCACCTAAAGACCTGCTCCCTCTTCGAAAAACCACGCATGTCCAACCGCGCCTTCATCATTCAACATTTCGCTGACAAG CAGGTGGAATACCAGTGTGAAGGTTTCCTGGAGAAGAACAAGGACACAGTGAACGAAGACCAGATAAATGTGCTGAAGGCCAGCAAG AAG tttgacctgctggtggagCTGTTCCAGGACGAGGAGAAAACCACCAGTCCCACTGGTCAGGTCCCTGGCACCGGAGGCCGGACCCGCCTCAGCATCAAACCTGACAAGGGCCGTGACAAGAGCAGCAAGGAGCACAAGAAGACTGTCGGCTGCCAG TTTCGTAACTCTCTGCAAATGCTGATGGATACTTTGAACGCAACCACTCCCCACTATGTCCGCTGCATCAAACCCAATGACTTCAAGTTGGCCTTCTC GTTTGATCCTAAACGTGCAGTGCAGCAGCTCAGAGCCTGTGGTGTCCTGGAAACCATCCGCATCTCCGCTGCAGGTTTCCCGTCCAG ATGGACGTATCAGGAGTTCTTCAGCCGTTACAGAGTGCTGATGAAGCAGAAGGATGTGTTATCTGACAAGAAGTTGACATGCAGAAACGTTTTGGAGAAACTGGTGCAG GACCAGGATAAATACCAGTTTGGTAAGACCAAGATCTTCTTCAGGGCCGGCCAGGTCGCCTACCTGGAGAAGTTGCGGGCGGACAAGTTGCGTGTTGCCTGCATTCGCATCCAGAAAACCATCCGTTGCTGGCTGGCGCGCAAGAAGTATCTGCGCAAGCGCAGCGCTGCCATCACCATCCAGAGGTTCACCAGAGGATACCAGGCTCGCTG CCTGGCCAAGTTCATGCGTCGCACGCAGGCGGCCACCATCATCCAGAAGTACCAGAGGATGTGCATGGAGAGGAAACGCTACAGGCAGAAGCAGGCTGCTGCTCTGGTCATGCAGACGATCCTCCGAGCTTATATGGCCCGGCAGAAGTACCAGGGG tTACTGCGGGAGCACAATGCGGTGATCATTCAGAAGCGCGTTCGCGGCTGGTTGGCTCGGTGCTGGTACAAGCGCTGCCTCGTCTCACTCGTCTACCTGCAGTGCTGCTTCCGCAGGATGAAGGCCAGACGCGAGCTGAAGAAACTGAAGATCGAGGCTCGCTCAGTGGAGCACTTCAAGAAGCTCAACAAAGGCATGGAGAACAAGATCATGCAGCTGCAGAGGAGAATCGACGAGCAG ACCAAGGACAACCGGTCAATCAACGAGAAGCTAGTCAGTCTGGAGACTTCGTCCACAGCAGAGAGGGAGCGGATGCGAGGCGAGCTGAGCCGGCTGCGCGGGGTGGAGGAGGACGCCAAGAACAAAGGCAACCAGGTGACCTCGCTGCTGGAGCAGCTGGAGAAGCTGAAGAAGGAGCTGAGTTCCAcacagaaggagaagaagaccATCGAAGACTGGGCGCAAACCTACAGGGACGAAATGGAGAAA atggtCTCGGAGCTGAAGGATCAGAATTGCTCgctaaagaaagagaaggacgACTTGAACAGGTTGATTCAGGAACAGAGTCAGCAGATGACAG AGAAAATGGCCCGTGCTATAGTAGAGAAGACTCAGCAGCTGGAGACGGATCTGAACGAGGAGCGATCTCGCTACCAGAATCTCCTGACAGAACACCTCCGCCTCGAGGAGAAATACGACGACCTGAAGGAGGCGATGGTTTCCTCG AACGTGTCCAAGCCTGGCCACAGGAGAACAGATTCCACCCACAGCAGCAACGAATCCGAGTATACCTACAACTCAGAGTACGCCGAATTGGAAGAAGGTTCCCGTGCTGCCGAA GATGTGACACGAGGAATGGACACCTCGCTGACCCTGAAGCTGCAGAAACGTCTCACCGAACTGGAGCAAGAAAAGCAGTCGCTGCGCAACGAACTGGAAAACCGAGAGGACCAGTTCCAGCGGGCTAGAGCCAGG GATGACGTAGAGTTTAAAAAGGCTCGCGGGGCAGAGCTGGAGTACGAGTCCCTTAAG CGCCAGGAGCTGGAGTCGGAGAACAAGAAACTGAAACATGACCTGGCGGAGATTAGGCGAAGCCTGCTGGGTAATGCAGCTACAGGCGCCGGGGCCCCGGGCTCCCCAGCTTACAAAGTGGTCTTGGAGCAGCTCAACGCCTCCTGTGAGGAGCTGGAGGTCCGTAAGGAGGAGGTGCTGATCCTGCGCTCCCAGCTGGTCAGCCAGAAGGAAGCCTTGCACCACAAG GATGAGAAG GAGACTATGACCGAGCCTTCCACCTATGTTGAGGATGTGTCCAAACTGAAGGACGCTGGTGAACTCAAGCAAGCTTACATAGGCCTCAAAGACACCAACAG GTTACTGGAGCACCAGCTGCAGACTCAGCGGAGAAGTTACGATAGCGAGGTGGAGTCGTTGCGCGGCGAGCTGCAGAATGTCAAGGAGGAGAACAACCGTCAGCAGCAGCTCTTGGCCCAAAACCTCCAGCTGCCCCCAGAGGCCCGAATCGAAGCCAGTTTGCAACACGAGATCACCCGGCTCACCAACGAGAACTTG GAACTCCTGGCTGAAGATCCCACAGCATCCAGAGAGGCGCGAGTCATCATTTTACGACGGATGGTT GATCTAATGGAGCAGCTGGAGAAGCAGGACCGAACCATCCGCAAGCTCAAGAAGCAGCTGAAGGTTTACTCCAAGAGGATCGGCGAGATGGGCG CGGGTCAAACCGAGGGACAGACGTCTCCAGGACAGATGGTGGACGAGCCGATTCACCCTGTCAACATTCCCCGGAGGGAGAAAGATTTCCAAGGGATGCTGGAGTACAAGAAGGAGGATGAGCTCAAACTGGTCAAGAACCTCATCCTTG AGCTGAAGCCTCGGGGTGTAGCTGTGAATCTGATCCCAGGTCTGCCAGCCTACATCCTGTTCATGTGTCTGAGACATGCAGACTACGTCAACGATGACCAGAAGGTCCGCACCCTGCTCACCTCAACCATCAACAGTATTAAGAAGATCCTCAAG AAACGAGGAGACGACTTTGAGACGGTCTCCTTCTGGCTGTCTAACACCTGCCGCTTCTTGCACTGTCTGAAACAATACAGCGGCGACGAG GCCTTCATGAAGCACAACACGCAGAGGCAGAATGAACACACTCTGTCCAACTTCGACCTGGCAGAGTACAGACAGGTGATCAGTGACCTGGCCATCCAGATCTACCAGCAGCTGATCAAATGCATGGAGAACATCCTCCAGCCCATGAtag TCTCTGGCATGCTGGAACACGAGACCATCCAGGGCGTGTCGGGGGTGAAGCCCACAGGTCTGCGTAAGAGGACATCTAGTATCGCCGACGAGGGCACCTACACCCTGGACTCCATCCTGCGCCAGCTCAGCGCCTTCCACTCCACCATGTGCCAGCACGGCACCGACCCCGAGCTCATCAAGCAGGTTGTGAAGCAGCAGTTCTACATCATCGGAGCCGTCACTCTCAACAACCTTCTGTTACGCAAGGACATGTGCTCCTGGAGCAAAGGCATGCAGATCAG gtacaATGTGAGCCAGCTGGAGGAGTGGCTCCGAGACAAAGGTCTGATGATATGCGGAGCCAAGGAGACTTTGGAGCCTCTGATCCAGGCCGCTCAGCTGCTACAGGTGAAGAAAAAGACTGACGAGGACGCCGAGGCCATCTGCTCCATGTGCCTTGCCCTCACCACTGCTCAG ATCGTGAAGGTCCTGAACCTCTACACTCCAGTCAACGAGTTTGAGGAGAGAGTATCCGTTGCATTCATACGAACCATACAG ACCCGCTTGCGAGACCGTTGTGAGAGTCCCCAGTTGTTGATGGACACCAAGATGATTTACCCGGTCACTTTCCCATTCAACCCTTCCTCCCTCGCCCTGGAAACCATCCAGATCCCCAGCTCGCTCAACCTGTCGTTCCTCACCCGTGTCTAA